The Ochotona princeps isolate mOchPri1 chromosome 1, mOchPri1.hap1, whole genome shotgun sequence genome has a segment encoding these proteins:
- the LOC131481886 gene encoding protein FAM170A-like yields MEQKEKRKHLELEYSPPALKKSRDLCKGESPPGSILDGKILFQEEEDPSGKLQCYTRDSSVCTPYDVELQLLQQDVPEPCEVVEIETCSQASGESDSRSEPVYSSSPSSNSNEEEMHQNQKEDLGVRPSDRPLPQDVEQKSSTTWNDMCFHVHLANEPCSDALHMRNERAMKIYYMYVKRQREANTVYNTQEGLLPPKKRARVQELSCIGKVSSEASCSSVLTEDMIIDSEASCDTVDEDDFEGEGPAELLALEERPRMKIPERLLWPESGFKCMACCRVFPSLDILEEHIKNEVKEGFSCRIFHLAFPWLKSKES; encoded by the exons atggagcagaaagagaaaaggaaacatctgGAGCTTGAATACAGTCCTCCTGCTCTAAAGAAATCAAGAG ATTTGTGTAAGGGGGAGTCACCACCTGGGAGCATTTTGGATGGCAAGATCCTGTTCCAAGAGGAAGAAGATCCATCTGGCAAGTTGCAGTGCTACACCCGTGACTCCAGTGTGTGCACGCCCTATGATGTTG AGTTGCAGCTGCTTCAACAAGATGTGCCTGAGCCATGCGAGGTTGTGGAGATTGAAACCTGCAGCCAGGCATCAGGAGAGAGTGATTCCAGATCAGAACCAGTCTATTCTTCAAGCCCATCCAGCAATTCTAATGAAGAAG AAATGCATCAaaaccagaaggaagatctcgGTGTTAGACCCTCTGACAGGCCTTTACCCCAGGATGTGGAACAGAAGAGCTCCACCACCTGGAATGACATGTGCTTTCATGTGCACTTAGCCAATGAGCCCTGCTCAGATGCATTACATATGAGAAATGAGCGGGCCATGAAAATATATTACATGTatgttaaaaggcagagagaggccaaCACTGTATATAACACACAGGAAGGCTTGTTGCCCCCCAAGAAGAGGGCAAGAGTGCAAGAACTGAGCTGCATTGGGAAAGTCTCTTCGGAAGCCAGCTGCTCTTCTGTGCTTACAGAAGACATGATCATCGACAGTGAGGCCAGCTGTGACACCGTAGATGAAGACGATTTCGAGGGTGAGGGTCCAGCAGAGCTTCTAGCCCTGGAGGAGAGGCCCAGAATGAAGATACCTGagaggctgttgtggccagagaGTGGCTTTAAATGCATGGCCTGCTGCCGAGTGTTCCCCAGCCTAGACATCCTTGAGGAACACATAAAGAATGAAGTCAAGGAGGGCTTCAGTTGCCGCATTTTTCATCTGGCCTTTCCCTGGCTGAAATCAAAAGAATCGTAA